The genomic interval aaataattgttatatgcaatgatatttttattttcaaacaatGATATATTGTCTGAAAGGACAAGACTTACATAACGTTGTGTTTGAATTACCTTGGTGAAGAAGACgcaatatattttctaaaacaacaaaatttgttaATAGTATGTTTAATTACTGTTTTACACACTTGTAATAGACGTTCATACTTTCAAGGtgatttatataaatatgttatGTGTGTTGTAACCTCATACCAGGAACAGATTATATTCcaaaacataattgattatatcatcaatactttattattagtttatttattttccaatttcTAATAATCTTGACTCTTTTTCTATTAATTCAAAACAAGTTCTAGAATCCATTAGGTGTAACAACTGAAACTTCGCAATAGTACTTTCTTTATAAGCTACAGAAGTAGCTACGTCTCAAAGAGGGCATGGTGTTGGCCTAGTCCTTGGCCGTTTGGCCGTTTAGCAAACTGACATAACATTCTCTCAGCAATAGCCCCCGTGTTCCCATTCCAAGAGTTCTTTTCCTTTGAACTTGTGATTAGATCAAGGTAATGTTTGGGTGATGGCAAAACATCTAGCTCACAATTTACTGATGCATGTACCATAAACTGAATCATTATTGTTGTTTCTCAAAAGGGTTTATTCATAACAATAGTACATCTGGAAGAAATTCACATAAAATCACTTGCCTATATAGAAGGGTTTGTTTGCTTGAGAAACATCACAATCTGAATTTTGAAGTGCTTTTCTTCATGAAAATAACACAGTTTATATACAAGAAATAAAGAAAGTCAACCATTTCCTTCTCTTCGATGTGAATATTTTTCCTCTTTCCAAGAAGGATGTCTGGCAGGTGCTGCAGCATTTCAAACAGAAAGGGAGGAGAACAGAAAGCACCGTCATAATACTCCATCTTTTAAGAGTCTCATTCACtacttttttttacattttggcAGGCTTTATTACAGTTCAATTTAAGACAGAAAACGTTCTTTTGACCACAAAACCAGGCAACTTCAATTAGGGATTACCAAAGACATGAACCGTAAGTTGGTAAGTAGCAGACAAAAAAATTAGCAATAAGTATGCAAGTATTTATTTGGCATAGGTATATCTAGTTGCAAGGCATGGTCAACTAATATCTGAAAGAAAAATGACGAATCCAGGAGACTGAAGCACGGATATTAGATGAATTTTGGATGAGCACCTCTTCATTGATCTGTGGATTCTTCATTCAGCTTTAGGCCTGGCAGCTTGAAGCATCTCAACAATGAGAGTCTTCACATCcctaaaagaaaaaacaataaaagaatCACTTCTCTCCGGAAAATAAAATCAACATGCTGCAGGAAAGGTTATTCTTCCTAATTCCTTATCAGAAACCCATATCACCATGATTAATTCCATCCCAAAAGGATGATAAAAGTTCGAAAAGTAGTATTTGTCTGATTAAAAGAAGcaagtttaattaattaactcGCAACAGTAAAGCCTTGGTAACACAGTAATGCTAACATTTTCATCAAAGTTTACATGAGCATAGAATTGCATAAGTAAACTAGAAAACAGATGAGCATATTTGATCTTATGAAGGAAGACATGCCACGTCGTTTTATTTAGGAGATGGGAGTTCATATCAAATATGATGTCTCACTTTCTATCTTCTGCACGTCGAGGGAAAGGTACACGAAGCTTGAAAGTATCATCCTGATAACCAGCCTACAAAAAGAAATATTCTTCCAATAAATAAGGTACAGATTCGAACtcgaacaaaattaaaaaacagttgGTGAGGATAAAAGATTATTATTAAAAGGACCAACTTATTGAAGACTTCATTTGTCAAATTTATAAGGgaattttaaactattttataaatagcTCCTAAGGGAATGGTAAATAAtgttaatgaaaaattaatgaAGTAGTACCTTAACATTGAAACCAAGACTATCCAAATCTAGAAGGTATGCAAAGTCCACCTGCAGATGATGATGATCAATACAGTTAAACTAAGGCCAAACATCATCAGCCCCTCTCTCCCGCAGACAAAAAACAAGGATTTGGGTCCATATATTGTTTACATAAGATATTGTTTTATGTTATAGACCATAGATTCTTATGTCTGACCATATGGCACCCCACATCACACACTAAGATATTATATTGCACAGTGGTTTAACAAAGTAATTTTACACGATATTAGCAATTGAAATAAAGAGCCTCTTTTATTATCTATATTGTATACTCTAGAATGGTCAAGATGTCATACTGGAACTGAAGTCCAATGCTGCACAATCACTTTGTTATCGTCAGCATGATCTTTGTTCATATGAGACTGTTAGAAACACAACTTATATTAGAACAAAAACTGACTGACTTCTGAAAGTCATTGCAGATGTGTAACATGATGGTCAGCTAGAGATCACTACCGTCACTGGCTTGGAAAATTGAGCTATGGGGTCAACTTTTGCAGATTTATACTCATCTCCAGTAAACTCTGAAAAAAAAGCATAATGTAAGGATAATATAGAGAATGCGTGAAATTAACTTATGGTCCAGAGAAAGCATTCAATTTTGATGGCATGGCATTATGATCAAGACAGTTACGTAGATattaaagaaacaaaatttaCCACAAAATGTAATGATTTAGCACACATTCCTTGCAATGAAAATGAAAGCTATCCAAAAACCACATAACCAGTAATGTTTCCATTTGAAGAAACCTACTAGAAAGACATGGTTTGTGCCATCCCATATgatgcagagagagagagagagactcATCCAAGGAAAAGTGTCTCTAAAGTGAGAAAATAACGATGAAACCACTCTCAAATATCAGTAGGTTAAGATCACAATACAATTTGAATTGAATCAAGAATGAATATTACTCATTTTAGAGATCATGTTAGAAGAGTTTTCTCCCAACATCATGATTTCCAAACACTCACAAATCTAACCATAAAACCTCTTCTATTGCCTGCCAACCACTCTTACCTTATTGGCATCAACCATAATTAAAAATCATTCAAGCATTCTCTCTTCTACCCTATCCTCCTGCATAGACTAACTCAATACCCCTAACACTTTAACTGCCCAGCATATCTAATATAATTAAACTCCATTATTCTGACAACTAACTATTATTCCAATAAACTGCTTTCAACTTTACTAAGATGACAAGAAGTTTACACAATAACCTTTATTAAATcctttagtttttaaaaaaataaataggtAAAACTTTACTAATGTGAAAAGTTAATCCTACCTTTCCTTCCGCTCCGAACTCATTCATCCAAAATATAAGGAACCTTGCAAGATAGCATTAACAGCAAATGAAACGAACAAGAATGGTATGGTTAACAAACCTCCTGATCCTAACAAAGCTGTGGCAACACCTGACACAAATCGTACAACTTTCGGTTCAATGCGCAAGAATTGGAAGTCTCCAAAGTCAACCTTCAATATTGGAAGGCTTCAAAGTTGTTAATTCAAAAACGATAAGAAGGGAAAGGTACAAATTACAGAGGGAGCAATGAACAAATTTACCCAAAATGCATTGGGATGTCTCGCCAAATATGCAGCTCGAACAGCTTCTTTATCCTTTTCAGGTACCTGAAAAAAAATTTCCACACTGCATTTAATCTGCAAAGCCTTCAAATAACGGTTTTGTAGTATAATAACTATATAATCCAATATGCAAAGTGAATGGAAACGAAAACACAAAGAAATCATGTATAACAAGGAAATAAACAGAAGATCACAACTTACAGTGATAGCATCACCGTGTAAAGTAATCACTAAATCAGTCCTATCTTCAGGATCTCTAGCCACAAGTAATGAACATTTAGAATTGGCAGTTAGGTCCTGCGCAAAAACACTCTTTAGCAATGGAAGCAAGCTTTTAACTGGGTAGGTGTTGGTTGCAAAAGATGTTCTCATGAGTAATAATAGTTAACAAGACCATGTGCTGGTTGAGGACATGAAAAATAGGATTTCAAATTGAACTTGTGGTATTTTACATGCCAAATTCAGCACAATGTACTGAATGGCTATATACAAGCTAGTTCACAAAATCGCATTTGACATCAAATTCTATTTCTTTTGAAGTCAGTTCACAACCAGAAGCAATTTCAATCtttaaactatttatatttatcattttctaaCAATAGGAAAGTTTCggaggaagaaaagaaaaaggaaaaacctTGGAATGAACTGCCAGGTCGCTCACTGCTAATATAGGATATCCATTTGCGTCACATGCAAAGTCAACCATAGACCCTGATGGATAGCCATCGAACTTCTGCTTGTTAAAAATCAGAAGTTTAAGTCATTTGCCAATAAACACGAATAAAATTTCATGTCAAATATATGAAGACAGAACTCAGAAGGCAGCAAGATTTGAATTTCATTTCTCTGCCAAACTTGAATTCTGTTAATGTTACTTGGGTGGGAAAGGTCGTAGACCCCTTAGTCTTTTAGAAACAACTTCTAGAAAGGCAAAATGTCCTCTCTCCAATTAAAAGACTTTGAGTATTGGTAATGCTCAAAGATACTTTCGGCATTTTTTCCATTAAAAGCTATCCTTTTTAACAATCAGATTTCTTAAGGACATAAACCTTAGAGAATGTAGAGAGCATTCCGCGAACGCTACGATCAAGGACAGTTCGAATTTCCTCAACCGGTGGAAGTCTAGCAGCTTTTTCCTATCATAACAAAACAACCCCAATAAAATTAACACAACCAATCAGACCCATAAATATTCATTCTATTTCAACCACTTCCGAGTTCACACGCAACAAACTGAATTCAACTGAACCAATATGAAATACCTGATGTGCTTGAATCAATTGAAATACACCATCTTTGTCCATGTTAGCATCACCACGCGACACAGCCTGATTTTTAAACCATCAAAAGCACACTATTATTACATATTCATGAACAGTGATCATCACATAATGAACAAACACTTCATATCATTGAGATATGGCAGAAATTCAATCACCCAAttaaacacacacaaaaaaatccaaattccAGTCATGTGATGCAAAGGTTAAATTTTGAAGCGTGCAAACCAAGCATGGTTCAATTGGGTGGAAGAAAAGACATGAAAGAAGGACAATAGAGAGGTACCGGAGAAGAGGATTGGGATGAAGCGGCCATGGAAAGACTGAGAGAGAGAGGGGAGAAAGAGAAGTTTGGTGAGGAAGGGTAGCGTGCGAGAGAGAATAAGGGAAGGGTATTATGGCCATTCTGGTGACGAAAGGGTGAGACCCTCATCAATGGCGTCACCATGCTCTTCATGGTGGTAGTTTGTGCCAAACTCTCCCTTACCACTAAACAAACAATGAAATAGTCATTTCCGATACACAGCACAAGTATTTTGGTAACAATTGTTTCCGAccaaatattttactttttctttcaaaaaaatttcaaaaaatatttatgtggtttcccataaaaaaaataaaaaattacatggTCTAGTAATCTAtgatgaatttattttattt from Phaseolus vulgaris cultivar G19833 chromosome 1, P. vulgaris v2.0, whole genome shotgun sequence carries:
- the LOC137813941 gene encoding glutamyl-tRNA reductase-binding protein, chloroplastic is translated as MKSMVTPLMRVSPFRHQNGHNTLPLFSLARYPSSPNFSFSPLSLSLSMAASSQSSSPAVSRGDANMDKDGVFQLIQAHQEKAARLPPVEEIRTVLDRSVRGMLSTFSKKFDGYPSGSMVDFACDANGYPILAVSDLAVHSKDLTANSKCSLLVARDPEDRTDLVITLHGDAITVPEKDKEAVRAAYLARHPNAFWVDFGDFQFLRIEPKVVRFVSGVATALLGSGEFTGDEYKSAKVDPIAQFSKPVTSHMNKDHADDNKVIVQHWTSVPVDFAYLLDLDSLGFNVKAGYQDDTFKLRVPFPRRAEDRKDVKTLIVEMLQAARPKAE